CACGGCCGAAGAGGTCTCTATCTACCAGGCGGGCGGCGTGCTGCAGCGCTTTGCGCAAGACTTTCTTGCCAAGAATACAGAACAAAAACAGGCTCTGGCGCACGCCTAGTAAGCGCCATACGCTATCAAATTTGATATTTCTCCATGAGCATCTCCCCCGCACCACAGATCCGCATCCCCGCCATCTACCTGCGCGGCGGCACCAGCAAGGGCGTGTTCTTCTGCCTGGACGACCTGCCCGCCCCCGCCCAGCAACCTGGCCCGGCGCGCGACGCGCTGCTGCTGCGCGTGCTGGGCAGCCCCGACCCGTATGGCAAGCAGATCGACGGCATGGGTAATGCCTCGTCAAGCACCAGCAAGGCAGTGATCCTGTCGCGCAGCACGCGGCCGGGGCATGACGTGGACTATCTGTTTGGCCAGGTGTCCATCGACCAGCCCTTCGTGGACTGGAGCGGCAACTGCGGCAACCTCTCGGCGGCGGTGGGACCCTGCGCCATCCACATGGGGCTGATCGATGCGGCGCGCCTTCCGCAAGACGGCACCTTTCCGGTTCGCATCTGGCAGGCCAACATCGGCAAGACCATCGTGGCGCATGTGCCCATGGCCCACGGACAGGTGCAGGAGACGGGCGACTTTGAACTGGACGGCGTGACCTTTGCAGCGGCCGAGGTGGCGCTGGAGTTCATGGACCCGGCGGACGATGGGGAAGAAGGCGGCGCCATGTTCCCCACCGGCAATGTGGTGGACACCTTGGAAGTGCCGGGCGTCGGCAGCTTTGCCGCCACGCTGATCAACGCGGGCATCCCTACCATTTTTCTCAACGCCCAGGAGCTGGGCTACACCGGCACCGAGCTGCAAGGCGCAATCAATGGCGATGCGGTAGCACTCGCACGCTTCGAGGCCATCCGCGCCAATGGCGCCTTGCGCATGGGGCTGATCCAGCAACTGAGCGCGGCCGCCACCCGCCAGCACACGCCCAAGATCGCGTTCGTCGCGCCGCCTGCGAGCTACACCGCCGCCAGCGGCAAACCCATCGATGCCAAAGACATCGACCTGCTGGTGCGCGCGCTCTCCATGGGCCAACTGCACCACGCCATGATGGGCACGGCGGCTGTGGCCATTGGCACGGCAGCAGCCATCCCCGGCACGCTGGTCAACCTGGCGGCGGGCGGTGGCGTGCGCAGCAGCGTGCGGTTTGGCCACCCCTCGGGCACCCTGCGCGTGGGGGCCGAGGCAGCACAAATCAACGGCCAGTGGAACGTGACCAAGGCCCTCATGAGCCGCAGCGCCCGCATCCTGATGGAAGGCTGGGTGCGTGTGCCTGCGGACACTTTTAAAGCAAAAATGGCCTGAAGCGCTAGCGAATCATGCGCCAGCAGCTATCAAATATATAGCTACTCAATTCACCAACCACAACATGAATACCAAACAACAACTCAAGACGCTGGCCCAGGCCCGCCGGGGCGTCATCGTGCCCGGCGCCTTCAACGCCCTCTCGGCCCGCGTGGTGGCCGACCTGGGCTTTGAAGCCCTTTACGTGACCGGCGCAGGCGTGACCAACATGTGGTTCGGCCTGCCCGACCAGGCCTTCATGGGCCTCACCGACATTGCCGACCACACGGCGCGCATCCGGGACGCGGTAGAGCTGCCGCTCATCGTCGATGCCGACACCGGCTTTGGCAACGCGCTCAACACCTACCACGCTGTGAGGGTGCTGGAGCGCGCGGGGGCCGACTGCATCCAGCTCGAAGACCAGGTCAGCCCCAAGCGCTGTGGGCATTTCAACGGCAAGGAGGTGATTGCCACCGACGAGATGCTGGGCAAGATCAAGGCCGCCGTGGACGCGCGCCGCGACGCAGGCACCCTCATCCTGGCTCGCACCGACGCCTGCGCCACCCAGGGCTTCGAGGCCGCCGTGGAGCGCGCCCGGCGGTTTGAGGAGGCTGGCGCCGACATCCTGTTTGTCGAAGCTGTCACCACCCTCGACGAGATCCGCGCCCTGCCCCAGCGGCTGGCCGCGCCGCAGCTGATGAACATGGTGATTGGCGGCAAGACCCCCATCACCAGTGCCGAAGAACTGGCCACCCTGGGCTATGGCCTGGTGCTGTACGCCAACGCGGCGCTGCAGGGCGCGGTGGCAGGCATGCAAAAGGCGCTGACGGCGCTGCGCGACCACCAGCGCATCGACGAAGACCCCGCCCTCGTGGCACCTTTTGCCGAACGCCAGCGGTTGGTGCGCAAGGCCGACTGGGATTCGCTGGAGGCCAAGTACGCCAGCGGGAGGCCATAGCGTCGCAAACGGTGCGAATGGCTTGGACGGATTGAACCAAGCAAACACCTGTCTCGTTTTTGCATTCGAGACAGCACAAGCGGTTGGCGCGGAGCACAATGGGTGAATCCGCCACACCGTGCACGCCGCCTGATGCAAAGCATTTCTTCACTGAACCTGGCGAACTTGTTGCTGGACGCCGTCTGCGTCGTTCAAACAGACAGCACGATCGTGTTTGTCAGTGCCGCGTTCGAACGCATCTTTGGATACAAGCCCGAGGAAGTCATTGGCAAGCGCATGCTGGACATGGTGCACCCCGACGACCTGCCCGCCACGCAACGCCAGGCCCAGAGCGTGACCCAGGGCGAGCTGCAGCTGCAGTTTGAAAACCGCTATGTGCGCAAGGACGGCTCCATTGCCCACATCCGCTGGACAGCACGCTGGTTGCCCGACAGGCAAGTCCGGCTGGCCGTGGCCCATGACATCACGGAGCGCAAGGCTGCAGAGTCGATGCAGGCGGTGATCTACGCCATCTCCGAAGCCGCGCACACCACGCACAACCTGCAGGCGCTGTTCCAGCACATTCATCAGATCGTGGGCGGGCTGTTGCCAGCCACCAATTTTGCGGTGGCTCTGTATGACGCGCTGAGCGACCGGCTCAGCTTTCCGTACCACGTCAACGAGTACTTGCCAGCACCTGCGACGATGGCCCTGGCCGACGACGCCCGCTATGCCGAGGTGATCCGCGGCGGTGCCACCCTGCTGCTGACGCCGGATGCGCCCATGGCACACGCCCTTGGTGGCGAGCACCAGCCCTTGTACTGGCTGGGCGTACCCCTGCAGACGCAGCGCGGGCCGCTGGGCGCGCTGGTGCTGCAAAGCTATACCGAGCAAGGCCGCTACACCGACAAGGACAAAGAGCTGCTGCAGTTCGTCTCCACCCAGGTGGCGGCCGCCATTGAACGCAAACAGATGTATGAGCGCCTGGAGCACATGGCGCAGTACGACCAGCTCACGCACCTGCCCAACCGCCAGCTGTTTCTGGACCGGCTCAAGACCGCCCTGGCGCGCGCGCGGCGCGAGCAGACGCTGCTGTCGCTGCTGTTCATTGACTTGGACCGCTTCAAGGAAGTGAACGACACGCTGGGCCACGCCATGGGCGACCTGCTGCTGCAGCGGGTGGCACAGCGGCTGCTCGAATGCGTGCGCGCGTCAGACACCGTGGCGCGGTTGGGGGGCGATGAATTTGTGGTGCTGCTCGAAGGCGGCCAGGCCCGCGAGCATGCGAGTGCAGCGGCCCACAAGATCCTCGCGGCCTTTGGGCAGGACTTTGACCTGGAAGGCCAGCGCCTGTACATCCAGCCCAGCATCGGGGTGGCCATCTACCCCGAGCATGGCGGCGAAGAACACCGCCTGCTGGGCCATGCCGACGAGGCCATGTACCTGTCCAAGCGCAACGGCGGCAACCAGGTGCGGGTGGCGCTGGCGCCCCTGTACTCCTGATACGCCTGAAGCTCCCGACGCACAGGGACCGAACCGTGCAGCCGCCGTCCACGCCCGCGAGCAGCGCCTCTTTCAACGGGCAGCCCCAAGGTGTCAAAGCCGTCATGCTGCAGCTCGCCGTGCGCTTGGGCCTGACTGCCGTGGCCGTGCCAGTGGCGCTCGCGGTGACGCTGCTGCTCTATCCGGTGTGGTCATGGCTGGAGCGCACCACGGGCATCGAAAGCGTGGGCCACAGCGGGCCCGCCGGTTGGTGCTATTTGGCAGTCTGGGTGCCTATGGCTGCAGCCCTGCTTCTGCCTCCGCTGTGGAGACTGGTGCTGGCACTTTGGCGTGGAGTTGAAGGCCCCGCGAACACCCCGCACTGAGCGCCATGTGCAGGCGCTGAGGGCAACACCCAATCAGCCCCTGTCTCTGTGCATCCCTGGAACGCAGAGACTTAATCACCAGCTCCTTAGGGGTTCTTGGGCGCAGGCCGGTCGCCCCCAGCGGATCGTCGCACAATGCGGCCTTGCATCCGCAGCCCCTTCGGCCGGATGCTCCGGCCCCTCTCCCGGCCCCTTCATCCCACCCGGCGCGCAGCGCCGCACACCCATGCTCTACAACGCCCTGAAGCTTGTCCATGTCTTGTCCATCATCGTGTGGGTGGGGGGCATGGTGTTCGCCCATTTCTTTTTTCGCCCCGCCGCGCAGTCGCTGGAGCCGCCGCAGCGCGTGCGGCTGATGCATGACGTGCTGCAGCGCTTTTTTGCGGCCGTCACTGCCGCTGTGGTGCTGGTGCTGGGCAGCGGCCTGTGGATGATCGGCCGCGCGGCCAAGCAGGCCGTACAGACGGGCGGCGTGTTCTCCATGCCGCTGGACTGGACCATCATGGCCACGCTGGGCGTGGTGATGATCGCCATCTTTGGCCATATCCGCTTTGCACTGTTCCGGCGCCTGCAGCGTGCCGTAGCGGCCTCAGACTGGCCCAGCGGCGCCAAGGCCCTGGGCAGCATCCGCAGCTGGGTGGGCGTGAACCTGGCGCTGGGTGTGGTGATCGTTGTGGTCACCCTGCTGGTCTAGCCCCACCTGGCCCTCGCTCGCATTTCGTATTGATTGGATGGGCACGCAGGCTGCCGCCCCGCGCGGTAGTGCATACCGCGTGGCCCCAGGAGTTTTGACGTTGTTCCGTTTTTTCGAAAGCCGCCTTCCCCCCTACCCGGCTGCCGAGCCGCACTTGCCGCCCAAGGCCTTCTTGGCCTTTGTGTGGGACTGCACCCGGGGCCTGCGGGGCTACGTGGCCGCCATGGCAGGCCTGTCTGCAGCCATTGCCATATACGAAGCCTTGTTGTTTGCAGTGCTGGGCGTGGTGGTGGACTGGATCTCCACCTCCGCGTCTCCGGGCACGCTGTGGGCCGAACGCAAAGCGGCGCTGATCGGCATCACCACGCTGCTGCTGGCGTCGGTGGTGCTGGTCGCCTGGCAGACCAGCATCAAGCACCAGGTGCTGGCCATCAACTTTCCGCTGCGCCTGCGCTGGAACTTCCACCGCCTGATGCTGGGACAGAGCATGGCGTTCTATGCCGACGAGTTTGCGGGCCGCATCACCACCAAGATCATGCAGACCGCGCTGGCCGTGCGCGACATGATCTTTACGACCACCGACGTGGTGATCGGCATGGGCATCTACCTGGTCACCATCCTCGTGCTGCTGGCCGGTTTTGACGCGCGGCTGCTGCTGCCGTTTGCCGCGTGGATGGTGGCCTATGGCCTGGCCTGCTGGTACTTTGTGCCGCGCCTGGGCCAGGTGGGCAAGGCGCAGGCCGACGCGCGCTCGGTGATGACCGGGCGGATCACCGACGCGTACACCAACATTGCCACCGTCAAGCTGTTCTCGCACACGCGGCGCGAATCCGAATTCGCGCGTGCCGCCATGGACGCGTTCAAGCTGACCGGCTATGCGCAGATGCGCCTGGTGAGCCTGTTCGAGATCGTCAACCAGCTGCTGGTGGTGGCCATGATTCTCGGCGCGTGCGGCACGGCCCTGTGGCTATGGTCGGCCGGCGAGGTGGGTGCGGGTGCCGTGGCGGCCGTCACCGCGATGACGCTGCGCGTATCAGGCCACGCGCACTGGGTGATGTGGGAGATGACCACCCTGTTTGAAAGCGTGGGCACCATCCAGGACGGCATCAACACGCTGACCCGACCACGCACCGTGGTGGATGCCCCCGATGCCAAACCCCTGGTCGTGACCCGGGGCGAGGTGCGCTTTGAGGACATGAGCTTTGCCTACGGCAGCGGCCCAGATGCGCGCCCGGTCATCGACCGCCTCAACCTCACGATCCGCCCCGGCGAAAAGATTGGCCTCATTGGCCGCTCGGGCGCAGGCAAGTCCACGCTGGTCAACCTGCTGCTGCGCTTTCATGATGTGCAGTCCGGCCGCATCCTCATTGACGGGCAGGACATTGCGCAGGTCACCCAGGACAGCCTGCGCCGCTACATCGGCATGGTCACGCAAGACACCTCGCTGCTGCACCGGTCCATGCGCGACAACATTCTGTACGGCCGCCCCGATGCCAGCGAGGCCGACCTGCACCAGGCGGCCGAGCGTGCCGAAGCCGCCGACTTCATCGCCACCCTCACTGACTTGCAGGGCCGCACCGGCTATGACGCCCATGTGGGCGAGCGCGGCGTGAAGCTCTCGGGCGGCCAGCGCCAGCGTGTGGCCATTGCACGCGTGATGCTGAAAGACGCGCCCATCCTGCTGCTGGACGAAGCCACCAGCGCGCTCGACTCTGAAGTGGAAGCGGCGATCCAGCAAAGCCTGGACGGCCTGATGAAAGGCAAGACCGTGATCGCCATCGCCCACCGCCTGTCCACCATCGCCGCCATGGACCGCCTCATCGTGATGGACGGGGGCCGCATTGTGGAAGAAGGCACACACGCCCAGCTGCTGGGCCAAGGCGGCGTGTATGCCCGCCTGTGGGGGCACCAGAGCGGTGGGTTCCTGGGCGAATCCGAAGAGGATTGAGCCCGCAGAGACAGACAGGCGCCCAGCCGCATGGGCGACACGCTGTCGCGCACGCGGCTGTGCCGCGGGTGTGTTGTCCCTACGGTGGCGGGTTTCAACCACCGGATGGAATCGCACCGATGATCAAAGTCACCGCCGTCTACCGCTGGCGTGAAGGTGCCACCTTCAACCACGACTACTACCACTCCGAGCACATGCGCATCGCCCGCGCGGCGCTGCAGCCACTGGGCCTTGTGCGGCTGGAAAGCGACCGAGTTCTCTACCCCGGCGAACCGCGCCCGGGCCAGATCGTGGCGTTGACCAACGCGTTCTTCGGCGATCTCACGCAGGCCCAGGCGGCCGCCAAAGCGACGATGGCCGAACTGTCGGCAGACATTCCCAACTACACCAACATCCAGCCCGATTCGTACTTTGCGCAGGTGCTGGAGCACCCTGTCACCGCCTGACCAACTCGTGGGTTTGCGGTGGGCGGCCCACCCCTACCCACGTTCACGCAAGGCCTTGAACAGCAGGCCCAGGCACACGCCCATGCCCAGCAAGGGGATGGCCGCCAGCACCGCCACCACGGCACGCGCCAGGGGCGACCAGTCAAAGTCGCGCGCCGTGCGCCACGCGCCCAGCGCGGCGATCAGGCCCAGCACCAGCATGCCCATGCGGAAGCTGGCTCCGGGTTTGAAGAAAGCCATCAGCAATGCCCCGTTGGCCACACCAATGCACAGTGCCGCATGGCCCAGGTGCCATGCAAACGTGGAGGTGGAGCGCCCATAGCGGGCATCGTCATGGGCATCGCCCTCGTCGCCCTCGTCGTCCTCTTCGCTGCGATGCCTCGGGCCTGTGCGGCTGCGCGATGGGCTGGGCACCGGCGAACGCGGAGTTTGTGGCTCTGGCGGCCTGGCTGTACCTGGGGACGGCGGGGCGCCATCGCCCCGCCCCCACTCGCCTGCGGACAGACCCGCCGCTGCCGCTGCGCCCACCACCCGCGCGGCGGCCCCACCAGGAGACTGAAGACTCGGGGCGAGTCCACGCTCTTGCAGCACAGCGCGCAGCCGCCCCGGCTCGCGCAGCGCCATCACCAGCGCCCGCACGGGACCTTGCTCCTGTGGCTTGATGCGCAGGTCGGCCACCTGCATGGTGGTGCCCCGTGTGTTGGCCAGCATGAACAGCGCCTTGGCCACCAGCGCGTCCTTGGGGCCGCCCTTACCGCTTTCGATAAAGGTGCCCAGGTTGTAGGTGGCGTCGGCGTGGCCCGCCTCGGCCGCCTGGGCATACCAGGCGCGGGCCTGGGCCAGATTCACGGGGCCGCCATAGCGGCCGTGCTCGTCGCTGGTGCCCAGGTGAAAAGCCGCGTGCGGGTCCCCTTCGCGGGCGTACCAAGCAGGCAGGTCGCGCAGGGGGTTGCCAGTCCACACCAGGGGTGCTGCGGCACCTGACGTGGACGCAGCCGCAGAAGCCGCAGCCATGGGCGCCAGGCTGAGGCCGCCGGGCGATTCAGAGGCCTCCTGGGCCTGTTTCTTTTGCTGCACCCGCTGCCGCTGCTCTTGCGCAGCGGCGTTCCACTTGGCGGCTTGCTGCGCATCCGCCGGTCCACCCCAGCCGCGCTCGAACATCACGGCCAAAAGGCGTTTGGCAGGTTCATGGTCCCAGTCCGCCGCGCGCTGGCACCAGGAGCGTGCGTTCTCAAAGTTCGGTTGCTCCCAGCCGATCACGGTCTCCAGCGCCTGCAGAAACGCGGCCACCTCGTGGCCCTGGGCCGCTGCGGGCTCCAGTGCGTCTGCCGCTTCGATGCGCTTGCGCGAGTACAAGGCCAGTTGCTCGCTGCGGGCCACGGCGTCATCCACCGCCTTGCGCTCTTCGTCCACGATCTGCAGCAGTGGCTCGCCCGGGGCGGTCTTCAGCCGCGCCATCAGGGCCTGGATGCGGGCCTTGGCCTTGTCCGGAAAGCGCTCGTAGAAGGCTTGGGCGTCCTTGCGGGTCTCCGCATCATGCGCGCCCATGAGCTGTAGCGCAGCAGCCAGATCGAAATGCCTGCGCTGTCCCATGGTGCCAAATCGCAAGGCCCGGCCCAACGCATACAGCGCATGCGGGTTGCCCCGCGCGGCCCAGCGCCGGTACTCGGCCCAGGCCCTGGCGTCATCGCCTGCCTGCCGCGCCCGTGCCGCGTGGCGCACCTGCAGATCGGGCTCTTCCGGGGCATCGCCGTTGGCCAGGTAGTGCACGCCACTTTGCGGGTCATACAGGTTCAGGCCCAGGCGGGCCGCCTGCTCCCAGCCATCGTCAAACGGTGGCCCCCAGTCAGGAAAGCGAGTGTTGATGCCCACGCCAAAGGTC
Above is a window of Acidovorax sp. KKS102 DNA encoding:
- the prpF gene encoding 2-methylaconitate cis-trans isomerase PrpF; this translates as MSPAPQIRIPAIYLRGGTSKGVFFCLDDLPAPAQQPGPARDALLLRVLGSPDPYGKQIDGMGNASSSTSKAVILSRSTRPGHDVDYLFGQVSIDQPFVDWSGNCGNLSAAVGPCAIHMGLIDAARLPQDGTFPVRIWQANIGKTIVAHVPMAHGQVQETGDFELDGVTFAAAEVALEFMDPADDGEEGGAMFPTGNVVDTLEVPGVGSFAATLINAGIPTIFLNAQELGYTGTELQGAINGDAVALARFEAIRANGALRMGLIQQLSAAATRQHTPKIAFVAPPASYTAASGKPIDAKDIDLLVRALSMGQLHHAMMGTAAVAIGTAAAIPGTLVNLAAGGGVRSSVRFGHPSGTLRVGAEAAQINGQWNVTKALMSRSARILMEGWVRVPADTFKAKMA
- a CDS encoding oxaloacetate decarboxylase, with amino-acid sequence MNTKQQLKTLAQARRGVIVPGAFNALSARVVADLGFEALYVTGAGVTNMWFGLPDQAFMGLTDIADHTARIRDAVELPLIVDADTGFGNALNTYHAVRVLERAGADCIQLEDQVSPKRCGHFNGKEVIATDEMLGKIKAAVDARRDAGTLILARTDACATQGFEAAVERARRFEEAGADILFVEAVTTLDEIRALPQRLAAPQLMNMVIGGKTPITSAEELATLGYGLVLYANAALQGAVAGMQKALTALRDHQRIDEDPALVAPFAERQRLVRKADWDSLEAKYASGRP
- a CDS encoding bifunctional diguanylate cyclase/phosphodiesterase, with translation MQSISSLNLANLLLDAVCVVQTDSTIVFVSAAFERIFGYKPEEVIGKRMLDMVHPDDLPATQRQAQSVTQGELQLQFENRYVRKDGSIAHIRWTARWLPDRQVRLAVAHDITERKAAESMQAVIYAISEAAHTTHNLQALFQHIHQIVGGLLPATNFAVALYDALSDRLSFPYHVNEYLPAPATMALADDARYAEVIRGGATLLLTPDAPMAHALGGEHQPLYWLGVPLQTQRGPLGALVLQSYTEQGRYTDKDKELLQFVSTQVAAAIERKQMYERLEHMAQYDQLTHLPNRQLFLDRLKTALARARREQTLLSLLFIDLDRFKEVNDTLGHAMGDLLLQRVAQRLLECVRASDTVARLGGDEFVVLLEGGQAREHASAAAHKILAAFGQDFDLEGQRLYIQPSIGVAIYPEHGGEEHRLLGHADEAMYLSKRNGGNQVRVALAPLYS
- a CDS encoding CopD family protein translates to MLYNALKLVHVLSIIVWVGGMVFAHFFFRPAAQSLEPPQRVRLMHDVLQRFFAAVTAAVVLVLGSGLWMIGRAAKQAVQTGGVFSMPLDWTIMATLGVVMIAIFGHIRFALFRRLQRAVAASDWPSGAKALGSIRSWVGVNLALGVVIVVVTLLV
- a CDS encoding ABC transporter ATP-binding protein, with protein sequence MFRFFESRLPPYPAAEPHLPPKAFLAFVWDCTRGLRGYVAAMAGLSAAIAIYEALLFAVLGVVVDWISTSASPGTLWAERKAALIGITTLLLASVVLVAWQTSIKHQVLAINFPLRLRWNFHRLMLGQSMAFYADEFAGRITTKIMQTALAVRDMIFTTTDVVIGMGIYLVTILVLLAGFDARLLLPFAAWMVAYGLACWYFVPRLGQVGKAQADARSVMTGRITDAYTNIATVKLFSHTRRESEFARAAMDAFKLTGYAQMRLVSLFEIVNQLLVVAMILGACGTALWLWSAGEVGAGAVAAVTAMTLRVSGHAHWVMWEMTTLFESVGTIQDGINTLTRPRTVVDAPDAKPLVVTRGEVRFEDMSFAYGSGPDARPVIDRLNLTIRPGEKIGLIGRSGAGKSTLVNLLLRFHDVQSGRILIDGQDIAQVTQDSLRRYIGMVTQDTSLLHRSMRDNILYGRPDASEADLHQAAERAEAADFIATLTDLQGRTGYDAHVGERGVKLSGGQRQRVAIARVMLKDAPILLLDEATSALDSEVEAAIQQSLDGLMKGKTVIAIAHRLSTIAAMDRLIVMDGGRIVEEGTHAQLLGQGGVYARLWGHQSGGFLGESEED
- a CDS encoding EthD family reductase, giving the protein MIKVTAVYRWREGATFNHDYYHSEHMRIARAALQPLGLVRLESDRVLYPGEPRPGQIVALTNAFFGDLTQAQAAAKATMAELSADIPNYTNIQPDSYFAQVLEHPVTA
- a CDS encoding tetratricopeptide repeat protein, which codes for MSYTIQIWEKPADWPWPTTKAEADAQYERVEAGPQVPMNPKYAAWAQAVEPRFPGFWDIYLGGPDITDPTFGVGINTRFPDWGPPFDDGWEQAARLGLNLYDPQSGVHYLANGDAPEEPDLQVRHAARARQAGDDARAWAEYRRWAARGNPHALYALGRALRFGTMGQRRHFDLAAALQLMGAHDAETRKDAQAFYERFPDKAKARIQALMARLKTAPGEPLLQIVDEERKAVDDAVARSEQLALYSRKRIEAADALEPAAAQGHEVAAFLQALETVIGWEQPNFENARSWCQRAADWDHEPAKRLLAVMFERGWGGPADAQQAAKWNAAAQEQRQRVQQKKQAQEASESPGGLSLAPMAAASAAASTSGAAAPLVWTGNPLRDLPAWYAREGDPHAAFHLGTSDEHGRYGGPVNLAQARAWYAQAAEAGHADATYNLGTFIESGKGGPKDALVAKALFMLANTRGTTMQVADLRIKPQEQGPVRALVMALREPGRLRAVLQERGLAPSLQSPGGAAARVVGAAAAAGLSAGEWGRGDGAPPSPGTARPPEPQTPRSPVPSPSRSRTGPRHRSEEDDEGDEGDAHDDARYGRSTSTFAWHLGHAALCIGVANGALLMAFFKPGASFRMGMLVLGLIAALGAWRTARDFDWSPLARAVVAVLAAIPLLGMGVCLGLLFKALRERG